In one window of Scyliorhinus canicula chromosome 17, sScyCan1.1, whole genome shotgun sequence DNA:
- the LOC119951625 gene encoding serine/arginine repetitive matrix protein 2-like, producing MDPARARTPSPVTISYTDGDQAEASHTSDEFRISSLENTASDELESIMSLAHEIVATQHSSGTKDRASDSVCDFQAMEAPVAETAGGKRGSTGRCKDQAWSPEPEPVPPDELELCCLLDQRSDMEPTASRLRLRCFIAGSSKPWSEGGPQPVFTSSPAGQRPLSTEPPSGPASAHLLPEQPACGCVSEMYRAAESIWEAELSVLSHTDDYSSASGMPLEISVTDLGLDCLTAAFSESPPLSPQLSLQWQAAAQRPSSRLPLLATEPQQTGLYGNSCSMLSPMPTSVSCQNLDPIRKSSIGPSQHPSPGHSPSLGPSQITGSIYSPSLGPSPSPRSGNRQLTASSQSPRTSRSPSLGPSQASGPNPSPNLGRSQSPQPSRWPSPSLDPSLPLGHTSPPNLGSAPGPSQRLSSQPSFGSQPSTSPSVHFPQPVNSSQTSNMGLSRHLESQTGSNWSPTQSIQSTHSLQLGRTSVQENDPRNTHSSGTSYVPSMVNMSSDIITSRTIESFPLDRRSEFYRYRNQGSEQGSRGRIVDSRLQASHVLGPQVRPLNTKDEDRRIDHTYYGNVQMEYLYPSEEKKS from the exons ATGGATCCTGCCAGAGCTCGAACACCATCGCCAGTGACCATCAGCTACACCGACGGTGACCAGGCTGAG gcctcacACACGTCGGACGAGTTCAGGATCTCAAGCTTGGAGAACACAGCTTCCGACGAGCTAGAGAGCATCATGTCGCTGGCCCACGAGATAGTGGCCACCCAGCACTCGTCAGGAACCAAGGACCGGGCCTCGGATAGCGTCTGCGATTTCCAGGCCATGGAGGCCCCGGTGGCCGAGACGGCAGGGGGGAAGCGGGGCAGCACTGGCAGATGTAAGGACCAGGCGTGGAGCCCCGAGCCGGAGCCTGTCCCGCCCGACGAACTGGAGCTGTGTTGCCTCCTGGACCAGCGCTCCGATATGGAGCCCACTGCCTCGCGCCTGCGCCTCCGTTGCTTCATCGCGGGCAGCAGCAAGCCCTGGAGCGAGGGGGGGCCGCAGCCAGTGTTCACCTCCTCTCCCGCCGGCCAGCGGCCGCTGTCGACGGAACCCCCCTCTGGGCCGGCCTCAGCCCACCTCCTCCCGGAGCAGCCAGCCTGCGGCTGCGTCAGCGAGATGTACCGGGCTGCCGAGTCCATCTGGGAGGCCGAGCTGTCCGTGCTCTCCCACACCGATGATTACAGCTCAGCATCCGGCATGCCGCTGGAGATCTCGGTCACTGACCTGGGCCTGGACTGCCTGACAGCCGCCTTCTCTGAGAGCCCTCCCCTGTCTCCACAACTTTCCTTGCAGTGGCAGGCTGCTGCCCAGAGGCCCAGTTCCAGACTTCCGCTGCTGGCAACAGAACCCCAGCAGACCGGCCTCTATGGCAACTCCTGCTCCATGCTCAGCCCTATGCCAACCTCAGTATCATGCCAGAACCTCGATCCCATCCGTAAGTCCAGCATCGGACCCAGCCAGCACCCAAGCCCCGGACACAGTCCAAGCCTCGGGCCTAGTCAGATCACCGGGTCTATCTACAGTCCCAGCCTTGGGCCTAGCCCGAGCCCCAGGTCCGGCAACAGGCAATTGACCGCGTCTAGCCAGAGCCCCAGGACCAGCCGGAGTCCCAGTCTCGGGCCTAGCCAGGCCTCCGGgcccaaccccagccccaaccTCGGGCgtagccagagcccccagcccagccgcTGGCCTAGTCCAAGCCTGGATCCCAGCCTCCCACTCGGCCACACTTCTCCACCCAACTTGGGGTCTGCCCCTGGGCCCAGCCAAAGGCTGAGCTCCCAGCCTAGCTTTGGTTCTCAACCCAGCACGTCGCCCAGTGTACACTTCCCTCAGCCTGTCAACAGCTCTCAGACCAGCAACATGGGGCTGAGTCGGCACCTTGAGTCCCAAACGGGGTCCAACTGGAGCCCCACCCAGAGCATCCAATCCACCCACAGCTTGCAGCTGGGCCGCACGTCGGTTCAAGAAAATGACCCGAGGAATACGCACAGCAGCGGGACAAGCTACGTCCCCAGCATGGTCAACATGAGTTCGGATATCATCACGTCAAGGACCATCGAATCATTCCCCTTGGACAGACGGAGTGAGTTCTACAGATACCGCAACCAGGGAAGTGAGCAAGGAAGTAGGGGGAGGATTGTGGATTCTCGTTTGCAAGCGTCTCACGTCTTGGGCCCCCAAGTCAGACCACTCAACACCAAAGATGAGGATCGGCGCATAGATCATACGTATTATGGGAATGTACAAATGGAGTACTTGTACccctcagaagaaaagaaaagctGA